In Vibrio neptunius, the following are encoded in one genomic region:
- the vgrG gene encoding type VI secretion system tip protein VgrG yields MANDIDFTFEVSDVVGRFKVESFCVKEALSTCFEISLTVLSESEGIAFDTLGRKNGVLSLFGQGTARARQFHGSISELLYLGTGRRYSRYQITLVPQLWFLTQRQDCRIFQNKTAPDILRHVFDEAGMHDYRFELTAHYQNKDYVLQYRESDHHFVERLLAEHGLWFYFEHSDSAHTMVIVDSNDAIPELISTHQNASYLGPVQFHAHGGGVADREHIFELEQVHRTLTSEVSYSDYHYLTPTVPLHTTAQNGANTDLQRFDSHGRYTSHDTGIERSKEWMAEYVVASQQTYASSNIMRLASGVGFEISEHPRSAINRDYLILSVVHLGENPRVHEEESSEAPTQYRNQFVCLPRDVTFRAPKIAPPVIEGPQTAVVVGPEEEEIHTDKLGRIKVQFHWDRYGQSDEHSSCWLRVSQSMAAPHWGAVSLPRIGHEVVVTFLEGDPDRPLVTGAVYNGLHTPPYELPKHKTRTVFRTQSHKADGYNEMYFEDENDQQEVHLRAQKDMKTTVLNNRYRDIGNDEELKVGRNQENNIFGDRKEQIDGHKTSVTKQTFTEEVIEDVAAFYNASLSKKVANNHRIKTQYDQKTLIGKNDQLLVDGDLSQEIWQSRSIDVGGDDNQNIGQHLTVRVGSNTSIKSDGQTAVISSDEIRLQVGAAGLLLKNDGNIHLYGTSVTVDGASDISVKGAKVNMNPSSAKKNSVDSPSLVRKSRPAPERFLEFFYQSSELVPIPNVPYRAVFSDGSRLTGTLDSDGYARLNKPTDGYVEVYYEPEETYQDLAREPISNLLNNIDKL; encoded by the coding sequence ATGGCGAATGATATTGATTTTACCTTTGAGGTCTCCGATGTTGTAGGAAGGTTCAAAGTAGAAAGTTTTTGTGTCAAGGAAGCCCTGTCTACCTGTTTTGAAATCAGTCTGACGGTGTTATCAGAGAGTGAGGGCATTGCCTTTGATACATTGGGCAGAAAAAACGGCGTGCTGAGTCTCTTTGGTCAAGGGACAGCGAGGGCTCGCCAGTTTCACGGCAGCATTTCTGAACTCTTATACTTGGGCACGGGTCGGCGTTACTCTCGCTATCAGATTACCCTAGTACCGCAGCTGTGGTTTTTGACCCAACGCCAAGACTGCCGAATCTTTCAAAACAAGACCGCCCCCGACATTCTCCGACACGTCTTTGATGAAGCAGGGATGCACGATTACCGCTTTGAACTGACGGCTCACTATCAAAACAAAGACTACGTGCTCCAATACCGAGAAAGTGACCATCACTTTGTCGAACGCCTGTTGGCCGAACATGGCTTATGGTTCTACTTCGAGCACAGCGATAGCGCGCATACCATGGTGATTGTCGACAGCAATGATGCCATTCCTGAGCTGATAAGCACGCATCAGAACGCGTCCTATCTTGGGCCCGTCCAGTTTCACGCACACGGCGGCGGTGTTGCCGATAGAGAGCATATTTTCGAGCTAGAGCAAGTCCACCGAACCCTCACCAGTGAGGTGAGCTACAGTGATTACCACTACCTCACCCCAACCGTACCGCTGCATACCACCGCCCAAAACGGGGCGAACACAGATTTACAACGGTTTGACTCCCATGGGCGCTACACCTCGCACGATACTGGTATCGAGCGGAGCAAAGAGTGGATGGCAGAATACGTGGTGGCCAGTCAGCAAACATACGCTTCCAGCAATATTATGCGCTTAGCGTCGGGGGTGGGTTTTGAGATAAGCGAGCATCCACGCTCAGCGATAAATCGTGATTACCTAATACTCTCCGTGGTGCACCTTGGAGAGAACCCTCGCGTGCATGAAGAAGAAAGCTCGGAGGCGCCCACCCAGTATCGAAATCAGTTTGTCTGCCTGCCGCGAGATGTGACCTTTCGTGCACCGAAAATCGCGCCGCCGGTTATTGAAGGGCCGCAAACGGCGGTCGTGGTAGGCCCTGAAGAGGAAGAAATCCACACCGACAAGCTGGGGCGAATTAAAGTCCAATTTCACTGGGATCGCTACGGGCAAAGTGATGAGCACAGCTCATGCTGGCTACGCGTCAGCCAGTCGATGGCCGCCCCTCACTGGGGGGCAGTGTCTCTGCCGCGTATCGGCCACGAAGTGGTGGTAACCTTCTTAGAAGGCGATCCCGATAGACCGCTTGTGACAGGCGCGGTGTATAACGGTTTGCATACTCCACCTTATGAGTTGCCAAAGCATAAAACCCGCACCGTTTTTCGCACCCAAAGCCATAAGGCGGACGGTTACAACGAAATGTATTTTGAGGATGAGAATGACCAACAAGAGGTGCATCTTCGTGCTCAGAAAGACATGAAGACCACAGTGCTCAATAACCGTTACCGAGATATAGGTAACGATGAAGAGCTGAAAGTGGGCCGAAACCAAGAAAACAACATCTTCGGTGACCGTAAAGAACAGATTGATGGTCACAAGACTTCGGTAACCAAGCAGACTTTTACTGAAGAAGTCATTGAGGATGTTGCCGCTTTCTACAACGCAAGCCTTAGCAAAAAAGTCGCGAATAACCACAGGATAAAAACGCAATATGACCAGAAAACCCTCATTGGGAAAAACGATCAACTATTGGTTGATGGCGACCTGTCTCAAGAGATCTGGCAGTCACGTTCGATTGATGTCGGTGGGGACGACAACCAAAATATAGGGCAGCATTTGACGGTTAGAGTGGGGAGCAATACATCTATCAAGTCCGATGGACAAACGGCTGTGATCAGCTCAGACGAAATTCGATTACAAGTTGGTGCTGCAGGTTTATTACTAAAAAATGACGGGAACATACATTTATATGGCACAAGCGTAACGGTTGACGGTGCGTCTGACATCAGCGTTAAGGGTGCCAAGGTAAATATGAACCCTAGTTCAGCGAAGAAAAATAGCGTCGATAGCCCATCGTTGGTCCGCAAGAGCAGGCCGGCTCCTGAGCGATTCTTGGAGTTTTTCTATCAAAGTAGCGAACTCGTGCCCATACCAAACGTCCCTTATCGCGCAGTCTTTTCAGACGGTTCTCGGTTAACAGGGACGCTTGATTCCGATGGATATGCGCGTTTAAACAAACCTACGGATGGCTATGTCGAGGTTTATTATGAGCCAGAAGAAACCTACCAAGATCTTGCTCGAGAGCCAATTTCGAACCTGTTGAACAATATCGATAAGTTGTAA